The proteins below come from a single Streptomyces tubercidicus genomic window:
- a CDS encoding acylphosphatase — protein MKEAVRVTAWVRGRVQGVGFRWFTRANALRIGELAGFAVNLGDGRVQVVAEGPKEHCDQLLDWLRTGDTPGRVDGVTEIWGTPRGGYDGFEIR, from the coding sequence ATGAAGGAAGCTGTTCGAGTGACCGCGTGGGTGCGGGGTCGGGTCCAGGGCGTCGGGTTCCGCTGGTTCACCCGGGCCAACGCCCTTCGCATCGGCGAACTCGCGGGATTTGCCGTCAATCTGGGTGACGGCCGCGTCCAGGTGGTCGCCGAGGGCCCGAAGGAGCACTGCGATCAGTTGCTGGACTGGCTCCGCACCGGAGACACGCCCGGACGCGTCGACGGAGTCACTGAGATATGGGGCACACCCCGCGGCGGTTATGACGGCTTCGAGATCCGCTGA